The following proteins are co-located in the Megalops cyprinoides isolate fMegCyp1 chromosome 15, fMegCyp1.pri, whole genome shotgun sequence genome:
- the rgra gene encoding retinal G protein coupled receptor a — MVTSYPLPEGFSEFDVFSLGSALLVEGLVGIFLNGLTLISFLKVRELRTPSNFLVFSLAMADVGICMNATVAAFSSFLRYWPYGSEGCQTHGFQGFVTALASINFIAAIAWDRYHQYCTRTKLQWSSSVTLVIFIWLFTAFWSAMPLIGWGEYDYEPLRTCCTLDYSKGDRNYVSYLLPMAFFNLVIQAFTVLSSYQSIEKKFKKTGQHKFNTSTPLKTLLLCWGPYAILCLYAAVENANLVSPKLRMMAPILAKTSPIFNAFLYALGNENYRGGIWQFLTGQKIEVPQTDNKSK, encoded by the exons ATGGTGACTTCGTACCCCTTACCGGAAGGATTCTCTGAATTCGATGTGTTCTCCTTAGGCTCTGCTCTTCTCGTGGAGG GTCTCGTTGGAATCTTTCTCAATGGCCTGACTCTGATTTCTTTCCTTAAAGTAAGGGAATTACGAACCCCGAGCAATTTCCTCGTGTTCAGTTTGGCTATGGCTGATGTCGGGATTTGTATGAATGCGACTGTGGCCGCTTTCTCTAGCTTTTTGAG ATACTGGCCCTACGGCTCAGAGGGATGTCAAACTCATGGATTCCAAGGCTTCGTGACAGCTTTGGCCAGTATCAACTTCATCGCTGCTATTGCCTGGGACAGATACCACCAGTACTGCACCA GAACTAAATTACAGTGGAGCAGTTCTGTGACTCTGGTCATCTTCATCTGGCTGTTCACTGCCTTCTGGTCTGCCatgcctctgattggctggggagAGTACGACTATGAACCACTGAGGACCTGCTGCACCCTGGACTACTCCAAAGGCGACAG GAACTACGTGTCGTACTTGCTCCCTATGGCCTTCTTCAACCTGGTCATCCAGGCCTTCACTGTGCTGTCCTCCTACCAGTCCATTGAGAAGAAGTTCAAGAAGACCGGTCAACACAAG TTTAATACCAGCACACCTCTGAAAACGCTGCTTCTGTGCTGGGGACCCTATGCCATACTGTGCCTGTATGCAGCTGTGGAGAATGCCAACCTCGTTTCTCCCAAACTGAGAATG ATGGCGCCTATTCTGGCAAAGACCTCCCCGATCTTCAATGCCTTCTTGTATGCCCTTGGAAATGAGAACTACAGAGGAGGAATTTGGCAGTTCCTCACTGGGCAAAAGATTGAAGTGCCTCAAACTGACAACAAGtccaaataa